A window of the Fulvia fulva chromosome 11, complete sequence genome harbors these coding sequences:
- a CDS encoding putative T-complex protein 1 subunit eta, whose amino-acid sequence MMRLNPSAGLFRPCRHEVDDPRFEAFLEAFQPCWCSGLMEVFVVPEATNSIAGHGNANEAGDFCDARVKLTINHENTPFCLCNKRNTPRTSTRTTPKELFRKQTARPQAVMSFGGQTPTIIVLKEGTDQSQGRGQIISNINACLAVQSTIKSTLGPYGGDLLLVDENGKTTITNDGATVMKLLDIVHPAARVLTDIARSQDAEVGDGTTSVVVLAGEVLKEIKESVEQGVSSQVIIKGLRRAGMMAVNKIGEIAVNTTENNQRDTLRKLAATAMSSKLIHRNADFFTKMVVDAVLSLDQDELNEKLIGIKKITGGALQDSLFVNGVAFKKTFSYAGFEQQPKSFKDPKIVCLNVELELKAEKDNAEVRVEQVSEYQAIVDAEWGIIYDKMEALYKTGAKVVLSKLPIGDLATQYFADRDVFCAGRVSSDDLDRVCRATGASVQSTCSDIQSHHLGTCATFEERQIGGERFNFFEGCPEAKTCTLVLRGGAEQFIAEVERSLHDAIMIVKRAIKNQSIVAGGGACEMEISAYLHSFADKNVPHKQQSIIKSFAKALEVIPRQLCDNAGFDATDILNRLRVEHRKGNKWAGVDFDHEGIRDNLEAFVWEPSLVKINAIQAAIEASCLILSVDETIKNQESQAPQAPTRGLPPGAAQRAMRGRGRGMPMRGR is encoded by the exons ATGATGCGTCTCAACCCTTCGGCGGGCTTGTTTCGTCCATGTAGGCACGAAGT CGACGACCCACGCTTTGAAGCCTTTTTGGAAGCTTTTCAACCTTGTTGGTGTAGTGGGTTGATGGAGGTCTTTGTGGTGCCTGAGGCGACAAATTCCATCGCGGGACATGGAAACGCGAACGAAGCTGGAGATTTTTGTGATGCTCGCGTGAAGCTCACCATCAACCACGAAAACACCCCGTTCTGCCTCTGCAACAAGCGAAACACGCCCAGAACCTCGACTCGGACCACTCCAAAGGAATTATTTCGAAAGCAGACAGCGAGACCACAAGCCGTCATGTCTTTCGGCGGCCAGACGCCCACAATCATCGTCCTGAAGGAGG GCACGGATCAATCACAAGGACGTGGACAGATCATCTCCAATATCAACGCCTGCTTAGCTGTCCAGTCAACAATCAAGAGCACATTAGGTCCATACGGTGGAGACCTTCTACTCGTGGACGAGAATGGCAAGACAACAATCACAAACGATGGCGCAACTGTCATGAAGCTCCTCGACATCGTACATCCTGCCGCCCGAGTCCTCACAGATATCGCCCGATCACAAGATGCGGAAGTCGGAGACGGCACAACCTCAGTGGTTGTCCTTGCTGGCGAAGTGCTGAAGGAGATCAAGGAGTCGGTGGAACAGGGCGTCAGCAGCCAGGTCATCATCAAGGGCTTACGGCGAGCGGGTATGATGGCGGTGAACAAGATCGGGGAAATCGCAGTCAACACAACCGAGAACAACCAGCGGGACACACTGCGGAAACTGGCAGCGACAGCCATGAGCAGCAAGCTCATCCACAGAAATGCCGACTTCTTCACCAAGATGGTTGTGGACGCAGTGTTGTCGCTCGACCAGGACGAACTCAACGAGAAGCTGATTGGCATCAAGAAGATCACGGGTGGTGCGCTGCAAGATTCGCTGTTTGTCAATGGTGTGGCTTTCAAGAAGACTTTCTCATATGCTGGATTCGAGCAACAACCGAAATCCTTCAAGGACCCAAAGATTGTCTGCTTGAATGTTGAGCTGGAACTCAAGGCGGAGAAGGACAATGCTGAAGTGCGCGTGGAGCAGGTCTCAGAGTACCAGGCAATCGTGGACGCAGAATGGGGCATCATCTACGACAAGATGGAGGCACTATACAAGACCGGCGCAAAGGTGGTTCTCTCCAAGCTACCTATTGGAGATCTCGCAACACAATACTTCGCGGACCGCGACGTCTTCTGCGCCGGTCGCGTGTCATCAGACGACCTGGACCGTGTCTGCAGAGCAACAGGCGCAAGCGTGCAATCGACCTGCTCAGACATTCAGTCACACCACCTCGGCACATGCGCGACCTTTGAGGAGCGTCAAATAGGTGGCGAGCGCTTCAACTTCTTCGAGGGCTGCCCCGAAGCGAAGACCTGCACACTCGTCCTCCGTGGTGGTGCCGAGCAATTCATCGCAGAAGTCGAGCGGAGTCTCCACGATGCCATCATGATCGTCAAGCGCGCAATCAAGAACCAGAGCATCGTAGCAGGTGGTGGTGCGTGTGAGATGGAGATTTCGGCATACCTGCACAGCTTCGCGGACAAGAACGTACCTCACAAGCAGCAAAGCATCATCAAGTCGTTCGCAAAGGCACTCGAGGTCATCCCACGACAGCTCTGCGACAACGCTGGATTCGATGCGACGGACATCCTCAACAGATTACGGGTCGAGCACCGCAAAGGCAACAAGTGGGCAGGTGTCGACTTCGACCACGAGGGCATCCGAGACAACTTGGAGGCCTTCGTATGGGAGCCTTCGCTGGTCAAGATCAATGCTATCCAAGCAGCGATCGAGGCCAGCTGTTTGATCTTGAGTGTCGACGAGACGATCAAGAACCAAGAATCGCAAGCACCACAGGCGCCTACGAGAGGACTGCCACCAGGTGCGGCACAGCGAGCCATGAGGGGACGAGGCCGTGGTATGCCAATGCGTGGACGATAG